A region from the Ciconia boyciana chromosome 1, ASM3463844v1, whole genome shotgun sequence genome encodes:
- the CCDC181 gene encoding coiled-coil domain-containing protein 181 isoform X1 — MSEKEDQGDPADMGDLTESGEYEDDFEKDLEWLINEEEKENLGERENPEKSEEDIEAQIVKVVDKFEEDNEEMEENPDKLSEADIDVKVRPSNEESLESQSDIKQGDRVSDTDSESSIQESKLENQQELDEEEDEEIKRYILEKIEEANKLLENQAPVDQNRERKLKFKDKLVDLEVPPLEDAEVCKTDLARGDDVSNRLSRLHISNEMGQESISLSPCAGKDEEKKDGKILVEKDGKFELLSLRDIESQGFLPPISVSFTDIETQHMSPKSSHYGPFGTVSGMKEVPPVRPGARSFSPSGEDSVYFPKPPSNPKRRPNSAINAARGLGRRKTPQRAQSANAPVRSSTYCLSPRQKELRKQLEQRKEKLRKEEEERKREQEEQKRRENEMVFKAWLQKKKEQVQEEKRIRRAKELEDMNSKERSRNPEEAFKLWLKKKHQEHMKEKQIEILRRQAEGIAFFPRTEECNRAFKEWLKRKREEKRAEELAAKERARQLRLEARRAKQMQNIHCISSEPKSFRFTDHYS, encoded by the exons aatcCTGAAAAAAGTGAAGAGGATATCGAAGCACAAATTGTTAAAGTTGTGGACAAGTTTGAGGAAGACaatgaggaaatggaagaaaatccaGATAAGCTTTCAGAGGCAGATATAGATGTGAAAGTGAGACCCTCCAATGAAGAGAGTTTGGAATCCCAGTCTGATATTAAACAGGGGGACCGTGTATCTGATACCGATAGTGAAAGCTCTATCCAGGAATCCAAGCTGGAAAACCAGCAGGAACtggatgaggaagaggatgaagaaatAAAGCGTTACATCTTGGAAAAGATTGAAGAAGCCAACAAACTGCTGGAGAATCAGGCTCCTGTGGATCAGAACAGAGAAcggaaattaaaatttaaggATAAGTTGGTGGATCTTGAAGTTCCTCCTCTAGAAGATGCTGAAGTTTGTAAAACTGACCTTGCAAGAGGAGATGATGTTTCAAATAGGCTATCTCGGTTGCATATTTCTAATGAAATGGGACAGGAAAGCATATCACTTTCACCATGTGCTggcaaggatgaggaaaagaaggatgGTAAAATCCTAGTGGAAAAAGACGGGAAGTTTGAACTCTTAAGTTTACGTGATATTGAAAGCCAGGGCTTTTTGCCCCCTATAAGTGTTTCTTTTACTGATATTGAAACTCAACATATGTCTCCAAAATCTTCACACTATGGTCCTTTTGGCACAGTCTCTGGAATGAAGGAAGTACCTCCAGTAAGACCAGGAGCACGTTCTTTTTCTCCCAGTGGAGAAGACTCTGTGTATTTCCCTAAGCCTCCATCTAACCCTAAGCGTCGTCCAAATTCTGCTATCAATGCTGCAAGAGGTCTGGGAAGACGGAAGACTCCGCAGAGAGCGCAGTCTGCAAATGCGCCCGTGAGAAGCTCCACTTACTGTCTTTCTCCCAGACAAAAAGAATTGCGGAAGCAGTtagaacaaaggaaagaaaaattgaggAAAGAG gaagaagaaaggaaaagagaacaagaagaacagaagagaagagagaatgaaATGGTTTTTAAAGCTTGgttacagaagaagaaagaacaagtgCAAGAAGAAAAGCGAATTCGTCGTGCAAAGGAGCTAGAAGACATGAACAGCAAA gagaGGAGCAGGAATCCAGAAGAAGCTTTCAAGCTATGGCTTAAAAAGAAGCACCAAgaacacatgaaagaaaaacagatagaAATTTTGAGACGCCAAGCTGAGGgaattgccttttttccaaGAACAGAGGAATGCAACAGAGCCTTTAAAGA ATGgctaaaaagaaagagagaagaaaaacgAGCAGAAGAACTAGCTGCTAAAGAGAGAGCAAGGCAGCTTAGATTAGAAGCCAGAAGAGCAAAACAGATGCAGAACATCCACTGTATTAGTTCAGAGCCTAAATCCTTTCGTTTCACAGACCATTACAGTTGA